Proteins from one Mesorhizobium sp. M9A.F.Ca.ET.002.03.1.2 genomic window:
- a CDS encoding sugar ABC transporter permease, which yields MTDTASNPPAAKTAEDRARESELSAVGRFLKATELDVRMLGMVGALLVIWVGIHFLSGGLFLTPRNLWNLSVQTSSVAIMATGMVLVIVMRNIDLSVGSVEGVIGMVMGVAQAEFLVRVMGFQLGSPWIWIIALAAGVALGLMIGALQGFIIAYLEVPAFIVTLGGLLIWRGMAWLMTSGRTVAPLDATFQLMGGGPRGSIGATASWIVGVLACVAVAFTLLNGRTQRKRFKFPLRPVWAEIFLGVVACAAILGAVRIANSYPWPVGIVRRYAQQNGITVPEGGLFIAHGIAIPVLMAVAVGIVMTFITRRTRFGRYVFAIGGNPEAAELAGINTRWVTMKVFMIMGVLAAISAAIASARLNASTNALGTLDELLVIAAAVIGGTSLAGGSGTVLGAMLGALLMQSLQSGMVLLGIDSPLQSVVVGAVLVIAVWLDTVYRKRV from the coding sequence ATGACCGACACGGCATCCAACCCACCGGCCGCCAAAACGGCCGAAGACCGGGCGCGAGAATCCGAACTCAGCGCCGTCGGACGGTTCCTCAAGGCAACCGAACTCGATGTACGCATGCTCGGCATGGTCGGCGCGCTGCTGGTCATCTGGGTTGGGATCCACTTCCTGTCGGGCGGGCTTTTCCTCACGCCGCGCAATCTCTGGAACCTGTCGGTGCAGACCTCCTCGGTCGCGATCATGGCGACCGGGATGGTGCTGGTCATCGTGATGCGCAACATCGATCTTTCAGTCGGCTCCGTCGAAGGCGTGATCGGCATGGTGATGGGCGTGGCGCAGGCCGAATTCCTCGTCCGCGTCATGGGATTCCAGCTTGGAAGTCCCTGGATATGGATCATCGCACTGGCTGCCGGTGTGGCGCTCGGCCTCATGATCGGCGCGCTCCAGGGCTTCATCATCGCCTATCTCGAGGTTCCTGCCTTCATCGTGACGCTGGGCGGGCTGCTGATCTGGCGTGGCATGGCGTGGCTGATGACGAGCGGGCGCACCGTCGCGCCGCTGGACGCCACCTTCCAGCTCATGGGTGGCGGGCCGCGCGGCTCGATCGGGGCAACCGCGAGCTGGATCGTCGGCGTCCTCGCCTGTGTGGCCGTCGCCTTCACGCTGCTCAACGGCCGGACGCAGCGCAAACGGTTCAAATTTCCACTGCGCCCCGTCTGGGCGGAAATCTTTCTCGGCGTGGTTGCTTGCGCCGCCATCCTTGGCGCCGTCCGGATCGCCAATTCCTATCCCTGGCCGGTCGGCATCGTGCGCCGGTACGCCCAGCAGAACGGCATCACCGTCCCCGAAGGTGGCCTGTTCATCGCCCATGGCATCGCCATACCGGTGCTGATGGCGGTCGCTGTGGGCATCGTCATGACCTTCATCACCAGGCGCACCCGTTTCGGCCGCTATGTCTTTGCCATCGGCGGCAACCCGGAAGCGGCGGAACTCGCCGGCATCAACACGCGCTGGGTGACCATGAAGGTGTTCATGATCATGGGCGTGCTGGCCGCGATCAGCGCGGCGATTGCGTCGGCCCGCCTCAATGCGTCGACCAATGCGCTGGGTACGCTGGACGAGTTGCTGGTCATCGCCGCAGCCGTTATCGGCGGTACGTCGCTTGCCGGCGGCTCCGGCACGGTGCTCGGCGCCATGCTGGGCGCACTCCTGATGCAGTCGTTGCAATCCGGCATGGTGTTGCTCGGCATCGATTCACCGCTTCAGAGCGTCGTCGTCGGTGCCGTCCTGGTGATCGCCGTCTGGCTCGACACCGTCTACCGCAAGCGGGTCTGA
- a CDS encoding ATP-binding cassette domain-containing protein, with amino-acid sequence MADTTAPTPLIDMRNISIAFGGIRAVDDASIDLFPGEVVALLGHNGAGKSTLIKILSGAYKRDAGQIFVNGEEASISNPRDAKKYGIETIYQTLALADNVDAAANLFLGRELMTGWGTLDDGAMEAEARKVMGRLNPRFQRFKDPVIKLSGGQRQSVAIARAILFNARILIMDEPTAALGPQETAQVGELVMQLKADGIGIFLISHDIHDVFELADRVCVMKNGQVVGTARTSDVTQDEVLGMIILGKCPPGAIPGPGALKIAA; translated from the coding sequence ATGGCTGACACAACTGCTCCCACGCCACTGATCGATATGCGCAACATTTCGATTGCCTTCGGTGGCATTCGCGCCGTCGACGATGCGTCGATCGACCTTTTCCCGGGCGAGGTGGTGGCGTTGCTCGGCCACAACGGCGCCGGCAAGTCGACGCTGATCAAGATCCTGTCCGGCGCCTACAAGCGCGATGCGGGCCAGATCTTCGTCAATGGTGAAGAGGCTTCGATCTCCAATCCGCGCGACGCCAAGAAATACGGCATCGAGACGATCTACCAGACGCTGGCGCTCGCCGACAATGTCGACGCCGCCGCCAACCTCTTCCTCGGCCGCGAGCTGATGACCGGCTGGGGCACGCTCGACGATGGCGCCATGGAGGCCGAGGCACGCAAGGTTATGGGCAGGCTCAATCCCCGTTTCCAGCGCTTCAAGGATCCGGTGATCAAGCTTTCAGGCGGCCAGCGGCAGTCGGTGGCGATCGCGCGCGCCATCCTGTTCAACGCCCGCATCCTGATCATGGACGAGCCGACGGCGGCACTGGGGCCGCAGGAAACGGCGCAGGTCGGCGAACTGGTCATGCAGCTCAAGGCCGACGGCATCGGCATTTTCCTGATCAGCCACGATATCCATGATGTGTTCGAGCTTGCCGACCGCGTCTGCGTGATGAAGAACGGTCAGGTTGTCGGCACGGCGCGCACGAGCGACGTGACCCAGGACGAGGTGCTCGGCATGATCATTCTGGGCAAGTGTCCGCCTGGCGCCATTCCGGGACCTGGTGCACTGAAGATCGCCGCCTGA